The DNA window ATCGAGGAGGCGGCGGCCGAGCAGCGAGTCCTGCGCCGGCGCCGCGGATGACGGGCACAATCGAGCCGTGACCCGAACCCGGATGGCCCTCGCGGTGGCGATGTGTGCGGCGACCGCGGTGGGGTGTGCGACCACGTCGGGCACCCCGGACACACGCACGTCGACCGCGGTGAGCTCGCCGACCTCCACGGTCGCGGCCCCCGCCCCCGCCGAGCGCGGACTGGTGACGTCCGCCGAGCCGTTCACCGGCTCCGGACTGTCCGGACAGCGCATCCTCTATCGGTCGACGTCGGGGATCGACGGGCGCGGCACCGAGGTGTCGGGCACAGTGTTCGTGCCGCCGGGGCAGGCGCCCGCCGGCGGCTGGCCGGTGGTGACGGTGGGGCATCCCACGACCGGACTGCTCGACGAGTGCGCGCCCTCGCGTGCCCCGGACCTGTTGGGGGCGGCGGGTCTGGTCCGGGACCTCGTCGGCCGCGGGTTCGTCGTCGCGGTCACGGACTACGAGGGGCTCGGCACCGACGGCCCGCACCCGTACCTCGAGCCGGACACCGCCGGCCACAATCTGATCGACGCGGTCCGCGCCGCCCGGTTCCTCGTGCCCGACGCCTCGACCCGATGGGCGGCGATCGGGGTGTCGCAGGGCGGGCAGGCGTCGTGGGCGGCCGCCGAGCAGGCCACCGACTACGGGGACGGGCTCGAGTTCGTCGGGGCGGCCAGCCTGTCGCCGCCCGCTGATCTCAGTCCGATCGTGTCCGACGGGCCTCCGAATCTCGATGTCCCGCAACAGATGTTTCTGCCGATGTTGATCGACGGCCTGACCGTCTCGCATCCCGACCTCGACGCGAGCGCCTACATCCGTGGACCGCTCACCGAGAACCGGGACGTGATCCGTTCGTGCACGGGCCCGCTCGCGTCGCGGAAGCTGTCCGTCGCCCTCAACCTGACTCCGGCGGACACCATCCCGCGCAGCAACGACGACGTGGCCCGGATGCGGGAGTGGCTGACCGCGGACGCGCTGCCGCAGCGCCGCGCCGGCGCGCCCATGCTCGTGGTGATTCCCGGCAAGGACAATCTCATCCGCCCGGACTGGACGATCGCGGCCGTGGGACGGGCGTGCGGGCTGGGCGACGTGATCGAGATGCGGTACCGGGCCGACGACGTCCATGCCGACTCCCGGGCGCTGCCCGGCGCCGTCGACTGGGTGGCCGGCCGGTTCACCGGTGCGCCGCTCGTGAACACGTGCGCCGGCCAGGGCGCACCGTGACCGGCGTGCTGTGGGCGGTGCTGGTGGTGACCGTGGCCGTCGCCGCCGTGGTCGCGATGCGCACCCGGCGGGTGCTGACCACGCCGGCCGAACGCGCCGTTCACGACACACTGCACACGGCGTCGCTCGCGGCGCGTCCGCTGCGCCGCGGTCTGGACGAGACCTCGGCGCGAGAGGCTGCGCCCCACCTGCGGCTGCTCACGGGTGCGGATTCGCTCGCGATCGTCGGCCCGGACGGCGGACTGCTCGCGTGGAACGGTCCGCACGAGACGTTCGCGGACCAGGTGGTCGCGGCAGCCGTCCGCGCGATCGACGGCGGCCGCAGGGTGCTGGTGGCGCACGGCGACCTCGCCCGCGCCCCGGGGAATCAGGAGGTGCGCGCCCTGGTCGCGCAGCCGCTGCTGCTCGAGGACACAGGCGTCGTGGGCGTGCTCGGTGTCGT is part of the Rhodococcus sp. SGAir0479 genome and encodes:
- a CDS encoding lipase family protein, whose product is MTRTRMALAVAMCAATAVGCATTSGTPDTRTSTAVSSPTSTVAAPAPAERGLVTSAEPFTGSGLSGQRILYRSTSGIDGRGTEVSGTVFVPPGQAPAGGWPVVTVGHPTTGLLDECAPSRAPDLLGAAGLVRDLVGRGFVVAVTDYEGLGTDGPHPYLEPDTAGHNLIDAVRAARFLVPDASTRWAAIGVSQGGQASWAAAEQATDYGDGLEFVGAASLSPPADLSPIVSDGPPNLDVPQQMFLPMLIDGLTVSHPDLDASAYIRGPLTENRDVIRSCTGPLASRKLSVALNLTPADTIPRSNDDVARMREWLTADALPQRRAGAPMLVVIPGKDNLIRPDWTIAAVGRACGLGDVIEMRYRADDVHADSRALPGAVDWVAGRFTGAPLVNTCAGQGAP